CtttctgtttctctctttttttcagaCACAAAGTTCAAACCGAGCGACACGAGTCTAGTTTAATGTAAAGCTTACATTTtagaagattattattattttcagcaATAGGGGGCAGGGGGTTTAacttctaaagcagcaatttttcgAGAATTGGAAACGAAGATTCTTGTGTCGGGGTCAGAGAATGAGAAGGTCTTGTGTTAACCTTTCCACAAGTTAACACATGAGTGTGGGAGATGATGaattaaagcagtgcttcccaaaccttttagcaccaggacccactttttaaaaggacaatctattgtgacccacatagctttCTTAAACCAAAAAAAGTgatctggtgatttttttttaaattataattgatattaataataattagggtcctgtgctcctgaggctgctagagactttCCGTATAGTACATGCTATAGACATTTGCTACTCTCCagagaaatggagttcaaggactgttcccccaaacctttacagtcattccaggatgCCCAGAAAAGTGGAGTGCAAGATGTGCAATTAGGGACTTAAGGCTTGAGGGAGATCACTCAAgatctatggcacaccaattactacAGAAGATTGTAAATGCAGCATTTCAGTTTGTGGGCCTGAATGTTATTTCATAGTACAGGTTAGCATTCTAGCTGCAAGACCAATCTCTCAATCCAGACAGCCAACTCCTGCAatgttcttctgcaaactggacaaaggtgcttgcaaagtggttttttattttttttaaatatttcagaaacttttcgtgacccatcaaaaattggctcacagcccactggtgggtcccaacctacaggtTGGAAAACACTGAATTAAAGGGAAagaaccaaaagaaaaaagatcacaGTTACAAACTACAACTACTTGGAGGTTACCTCTAAATAAGCATGCAAAAGGCAGGCAGTCAGGGGCATGAGACTGCTTTGCTGTACAGTTGTCTGCTTCTTAGTTTGCACTGATGTCAAGCACCCTtgggtgcttttttttcttttttagagagGGATGATGAACACACAGTGTAAATAAGGTCACTGGGCTATGGAGTGGCTTGAATGAAATGGGACTCCTGTGTCAGGGTCATCACTGAATATGAGAAGGTGTGGTGTTAACATTTCCATAGAAAGGAAAGAGAGTGGGAGATGATGAATTAAAAGGAAAGGGAACCAAAAAAGTCACAGTTACACACTACATCGATGTGGGGgctcagaggtgtaactagggtggagtatGAGAGGCACCTGCCGCAGGTGCTATGCCAGGGTGGGCACAATGTGTAAGGCCAGTAGTTCTGAAACTGTGAGCCATGGGTCCCCaaggagccacggaaaccagccagaaGAGCTGCAGCGTCCTTGTGAAAAACATCAAAAAGactttatccaatccccttttaaaactatccaaactagtggccatcacatcttctggcagcaaattccacaaactaattatgccCTATGTTAGTGGTTCCCATACAGAACTGTGGCTTGCCGGGGAGTGGAGGACACAAGCCTGGGGAACCATGGaatcctcctccagggagaacccaaagGTGACATAATGTCATGCAACCTGGCACTGGACTTCCGGTTAAGCCTCTGTGGGGGCTGCTTCTAAGCAAGCATGTAGACGTTAGGCTGCAAGGGATTGGGATCACAAGCTGACTGTGTGGCTGTCTGGTgcttaaggctgccatcctatcagggacatgtggtggatggggaggcaggtgaggcagtgcctcttcactggagttctttgaaaggCACCATTGCCATGTGGGGTGagcagaacctccccactggagtccttcgaaaggAACGGTTGccatgtggggggaggcaggtgaggcagagcctccccatagGAGTCCTATGAAAGCCACCATCAccatgtggggggaggcaggtgaggcagagcctccccacaggagtcctatGAAAGGCACCATCAATCTGTGGGGGGcggcagcagagcctccccataAGAGTCCTATGAAAGGCACCATCAccatgtggggggaggcaggtgatgcagagcctcccctcaggagtcctctgaaaagcaccATCActctgtggggggaggcaggtgaggcagagcctccccacaggagtcctctGAAAGGCACCATCactgtgggggagaggcaggtgaggcagagccttcccacaggagtcctttgaaAGGCACCATcaccatgtgaggtgaggcagagcctccccagagTCTGCGTGAGGTGCCCAAACAAGCGTGTGGCTTGTGGGTGCCTGGGCACCTCAGGTGGCGAaggcggtgctttttgaagggctgtggtggggaggctctgccccacctgcctccccccacagggcGATGGTGCCTTTCGAAGaactccagcggggaggctctgcctcacccgcctcctgcgcacgctttcctgagagtaagcgcacCGACAgccacgggacttacttctgagtagacctggcgcctggggggaggggctgcaggtgggggtgcggggccgcggggggaggggaggggcgcgCTACTCACGGGCGCAGGGGCGGCGCGGGCCCGGCTCCGGCGCGGCGTAGCTGAGCAGGACGGGCAGCGGGCCGGGGCAGGGGCCGGGCGGGGCGGCCCTCCAGGCGCTCTGGGGCtgcgggccgggccgggcggcCGAGGCGGCGGCGCCCCCCGCCCCGCGGCCCGGGTACAGGAGGAAGAAGGGCGGCGAGTCGGGGGGCGCCTCCCGCTCCTCGGCGGCCGGGGGGCTCTCCATGCCGCCGCTCCCCGGCTCCCCTCGGCGGCGGCGGGGCGCGCGGGCAACTTTCTCCGCAGGGCGGCCTCCCCGCCGCCATAGACCCGCCCtcgcctggctggctggcgccGCTCGCCCGCCCCCTCGGAGCCCCGCCTCTGCTGAGCCTCGCTGCGCTCCGCGGGGCCCGCCCTCAAGGGACCACAAAGGCTCCGGAGCGTCTCGAGGCCGCCCCGCCACTCCTACCCGCGAGGAAGCCGCTCGACCGCAGTGGAGCTCCCTTCTGAGCAGAGGGGTGGGCtcccaggctgccatcctctccgcacttacctgggagtaagccccactgactgcagtgggacttccttctgagtagacacgcagagggtTGAGCTCGGAGGCTGAAATCCTCTCCAttcctacctgggagtaagccccattcactacaatgggacttacttctgagtaggattggcCCCAAGGCTGCCACtgtgtccacactttcctgggagtaagcccctttgactgtaatgggactttttctgagtaggcatgcagaggatggggttcaaaagctgaaatcctagccacacttccccaggtgtaagcctcactgactacaatgggacttccatctgagtagacatgcagaggatggggttcaaaagctgaaatcctagccacacttccccaggagtaagcctcactgactacaatgggacttccatctgagtagacacgcagaggatgGGGTTCAAAAGCTGAaatgctatccacacttccccaggagtaagccccactgactataatgggacttccttctgagtagacatgcataaaattgggctctgaggctgccatcctgtccacacttacctgggagtaaaccccaggtACTTACTCCTACTTCTGTGCAGACATGCCAGTCCTCAACGTCAGGCCAGTCCTCaactctgagccagcaaaaatagctggcacagacttgagtagccccattgcagggcttggaccttccccccccccccactccagtgtctccttcccccaaggagactctggtggctgcctgaaGCAGtacccattttggtgctgctgctcctctgggtaccAGGCAGTTTAgggctgggctgcccatcttgccAACAGCCACATTTCATTAGATTTTGTCCTCTGTTCATACAGTTATAAACGGATACACTCATAGGTGGCACGCATTTGAACCACCTAcatatggggagggggtgatgggACTTTTGAATCCCCCTGTACACATCACTGGGATCTTTGAAATGCAGCACATTGTGGGTTCATATGGAAATCGTATGTGTAGGCTCAGATGCGGGAAGCTGCAGGCATACAGGACAACTGCATGGAAGCTGCTGTTCCTATTCCTTTTTAGGATTAGGAAATGGCAGAATGCATTACCTACCCAGACACTGAGTCCCAGCAGCAGTAAGCACCAGAGGTGTAACTAAAGTGCAGCATGAAGGGCACCAGCCCCAGGTGCTACACCAAGGGGTTGACGACAGATGACTGCCactcaggctctgcccttgttTCAGAGGAGATGGTGGCAGCTTTACACCACTcctattccttctccttcaaagaggAGCCTCCTCCAGAAAAGGGgcacacagctgctgcagcaagtgctccatcctctggggagaacccagaagtggcatcatgatGTCACGTGTTGTGACTTCACTGCCCCAGGCTCTGAGACAGAGTGTTATGCCTCTGCTAAGCAATTTCCCCCCTCTCCAAAACAAAATCTCAAACCCTAAATTTTGAACAATGCATCCCTTTCCCAGCCACTAATCCGCTTCCTTCCCAAAGGAATTTCTCAAGCATTATCACCCAGTGAGGATTTAAGCTTCCCCCCTAACAATATGTAACCCTCCCCCAATATCAGATTCATGGCTTGCCTTTCTGGAGTGGCTGGTTTCCCCAACACCATTTCCACCTAAAATAATTTCCAATCTCTAATTGTTGGGAAACATAAAccccctcccagctacacttgcagCACTGAAAGTCATCCCTAAAAATCAAACTTCAAAACCAGAAACTGCATATTGAGGGGTTAATATCCCTAAAATAAACCATTTTCTATACcttccagggctggtgccaggctattttgtaaTAAAATAAGCATAGGCATTTTTCATAAGGATTTATACTTAATGATATTCCATAGCACAATTGTggcatttatcttaaaataaaataaaaaattagttttcagtttcatttttacatgggttaaacaAATTAATCTGTATGAAACTATGCACTTCAAAGGGCAGTACCGTGAGCCTTAGGTGGCTGCCTTGTGACCTAATGATGGCACAGGCCCTAATACATCCACAAAAGTATTTCGAAACACCAGTAATCAAGAACTTAAAACATACCTGCCAATATTTGAAAATCAAGAACAGGTATATTTTGGCTCCACCTCTAACCTGTCTGGAGGCACTACTATTGAATCCAAAATAAACCATATAGTAGCTCATGGTTTCTAATATTTACACTGGAACACATTTGTACTTTAAATGAAGAGAAAGCAGATAAGGTCATTTTGTGTCCAGCCAAATGACAAAGCTTCACTTCCCAAATTGCCATCTTCCTCATAACTTAATATTGTATACAAAAATTCTTCAGTCTAGATCCAACATGCCAACCACCGATTAATCACCAAATACAGATTAATTACTCCTTTTAAGGAACTTGTCATTCTTGCATTCAGACTGGTTAAAGAACAGTAGAGGGGATGAACTGTGGAGCCACTGTATGCAAAAGAGAACAGgcttttctgttccataaggctttTAATTCTGCTGCTTGAAATGGTCCTaccttctctcttcttttttaatTTGTTGATTTATTGTTATTCCTACGAATGTGTTGCGAGCCACTTTGATATTTCTAATTTAAAatcaggatataaataaatgcagtaaCTAGTAATCACATTTCATGTTGATCCACTTAAATATGGAGTAAGATTCCTATACTATTGCACAAAATGAGTGTGAAAGCTCATTTAGCATCCTAAGTACAAAGTGGTCCCTCTCTGATCATCTCAAATACTGGAGAAACACAAAATCCCACAATCCCTTCAAAACACAATTTATTTCCATTAGTGAGCCAAATACAATATAACTACCAAGGATAATGAACCCCTATTATACAGATATTTAGGGCTTGAATCCCCCAGAATCTGTTGAGGAAGGAGCACTGCTTGGCTCACTTTCATGAGTCATATGAATTATATCATTCAGACAAGCTGTTCAAAAACAAAGTGATCACATTACACACTGAAAATACTTTAAAGCAACTTATTTTGAACGCATGAAACATTGACCTCTATGCCAATGAAACTCCATACCCCGTGCCAATATTTGTCAGAGCCaattttgaaaatgtcaacagtcACTATATGAAGACTTTAAAATTCAAGTTATCATGGCTTTATTGATATTTGGATGCTCTCCAGCACAGTccaaagcagggatgtcaaactcgtttcatacagagggccaaatagcattcatgatgcctgctgaggtctgaaagtgatgtcattaggcaggaagtaatgtcattaaagcAGCTAATTctatcattagctgcaaatgatagaagagaaaatatacatatcttgatcatattcaagatatgggagagctcaattttcaagttggctgccctttcagcagtaacacctcagcatggctcagcagctgagcatctgagggccggataaaaagcttccaagggccacatctggcccccgggtcttatgtttgacacccctggtccaaaGGATCTGTTAGCAAACAGGACTGACCCAGTGTGCCAGAATGAGTTTTATCTTGAAGACTCAGGTCCAAGTTCCATTGAGAGGGCCCACAAGCAAGGAGATCGGGTGACTTGGTAGACACGATAAAgcaaagcaatttctgcccaatgtggcAAATAcggaacagggaccaaatgtgtacagctggtGGCCGAGCAGAAACGAGTTAATGGGAAGTTAAACAGAAAGGAAGTAACCCTGAACTTTGACCAAAAAAATCAAGTGAGTAAATGGTGGAATTTGTTTTCCCCAAAGGAAGGTTTATTGTGCTCACATCCACCTGTAAAAAATCATACAAAGAATCACTTAAGCTTAACGCTTTTCTTCACTCCAGCACGGATGCCGGACAGTTCGCCTCCGTATCTCTGCTCTTCTCTTCGGACCTCACGAACCTGCCCTTTCCTGCGAATCTTCGCACGCCTGAATTTCTCGCGGTGCTTGACCCTTGGGTTGCGATCCACCTTCTTCCGCCTGGGGGTGAGGCCTTTGTTCTTGACAATCTGGTACGTCGCGCCCCTCTTTTGACCCTCCATTTCCTCTTCGACAGCAACTTCTTCCACATCTCCCACCTGTTCGCGCTTCCTCTTCTTCTTGAGCTTTATCTTCTCCTCCATCTCCCTGTAATAATCCAGTGCTGCCTCTTCATCCAGATCTGAGCCGTCAGCAGCCTCCTCGGCAAGTTCACCACCAGCAACCTCAGGAACGGTTCTGGGCCTGGCTTTATGGCTGAGCTTCCTGGCAGGCCCCACGGACTCCTTTCTGCCCGTCAACCCACCACCGTCCTTGCTGCGCAACCCACCGAGGAGCAGCCGAAGCTCTGGGGACAGCTTCTGGTCCACGACTGCCAAGTCGTTGATGAGGCTCCTGTACGTCAAGAGCCTTTCAATGACCGGGTGGCCGTGGACGGGAACCCTCTTGGCCTTCAGCAGCAGGTAGAAGCTGACGTTGCAGCAGTAGTTCAGGTAGAGGTGGTACTTGGTCTGCAGGTAGCGGCTGCCCCTTCCCCGGGGGATGGCCCTTTCCCGCACCAGGCACAGCAGCGGCTCCAGCTCGTCCCTGAGCTCACGCAGCTTGGCCTGGAAGTCCTGCATCAGCTCCAGCAGCTCCGGAGCTTCCTTGCGCAGCAGCCGCAGCTGCTCCTTCGCAGAGAGGGCCTGTAGGTCCTGGGCGACCCTCTGCCCTGATGCCTCTCCACGGGGCCGCTCGAAGGCCTGCAGCAGGCCCAGCCCGAAGTCCTCCTCGCCCAGGGCCTGTGCCAGCCGCCTCTGCACAGCCTgggcctcctgctcctcctcctcctcggctgCGGCCTCCTCCTGGCTCTGCCTGGGGGCCCTGCCACCAGAGTCAGCGCCGTAGTAGAGCTGCTTGCGCTGCCCCCAGGCCAGCTCGTGGGGCAGGCCGGAGCCCCCACCAGGCTGCTGCTCCTCCAGGTCGCTGTCCATGTCTGGGGCATCATCTTCGTCGTCctcaccctcctcctccacctcctcctcctcctcgctgtcCTCGGGCAGCTGCAGGGgcagcgcctcctcctcctcctccccgccgctCTCCTGCTCGCTGCCCAGCGCCGCCAGCACCGCCTCCTCCAGCCGCCGCTCCTGGAACTCATCCGCCTCCTCGGCCACCCGCAGCTCGCCGGGCTCCGGCTCCTCCATCCTCTCCTCCTGGGCCGCCGCAGCCCTCAGGCCGGGCGCCACTCGCCGCCGCGGCCTCCCCATGGCGCTTCCCCTGCTGGCAGCAAGGCACTGCCCCCGCTTCCGGGTCGGAGGTCAGTGCGCGCCTCCCATTCCCTTCCCCACTTTCGGTTACCCGAAACAGAGCGGCCAATCATGTGCACAGGTTGCGTCACGACCGCGCTTTCTAATGGCGTTTCACGCACTTCCGGTCCATGTGTGTGCAACGCATTATTCCTTCCGCCCGCTTCCAGGTGCGTTGATTTGCCGGGGACAATATAGATGAGAGATGGGTCCCTTCTATCTCTCCCTTCTCTATGATCCCAGGCGAATGGCATCGTCTATCTCTCCCCGCTCTATGGTCCCTGGAGGAGGGGACCCTTCTGCCTCTCCCTTCTCTATGGTCCACAGCAAATGGGTCCCTTCTATCTCTCCCCTCTCTATGGTTCCTAGAGACCACAGGCTGGCCTGCCTGTGGGAGGAGGAAAGCTGCGAAGGATTCGAAGCGCGCATGCGCAGTCAGGTTGGCGAGCCTGGGAAgctttaacccattcctgcccggccacaaatgtatacattttatccctgttgctcATATGCAACGCTGGGCTGGAATAGGAAGCTCCTTCACCACCAGCTGTCCCCAGCAGGACAGTCATTCACCCCAATGGACTCCCCCACCCAGCCCAAGTACTGGGGGCAGCACCAGAGCCAGGTGACAGCccccagaatggggggggggtgtggagtTAGGGCAGACCAAAGGAAACATTAAtcggtggaactccctgccacattaTAAGGGGGAGACGTTATGCCGGATAGGATGGGCAGAGGGgtattcttttccctttcacacagcatcagaaccagagcacagccactgaaattgagtgttgggagagtcaggacggaccacagaaaatatttcttcactcagcatgtggttggtctgtggaactccttgtcacagcatgtggtgacggcatctggcctggatgccttgaaaaggggaagaaaagtcctatcacaggtttcaagccatgatagTTATCTAGGTtccctcttggttttagaaggaggctgctgcagaatgccagatgcaggggagggcaccaggatgcaggtctcttattgtcttgtgtgctccctgaggcatctggtgggccaccctGAGATACAGAGAGCTGGACTCgatggccctgggcctgatcctgcaggactCTTTTATCCCCCAATGTCACTGATTTGCAAGAACAAGCCAAGTATTTCTTTTCATTACTTGTTGCTCACTTCACAGCCACAAGGTGGCAGCAGTTGATAGTTCAGCTTTTAATAAGGGctcagaccagtgattttcaatctttttcatgtcaaggcacactgacaaggcactaaaattgtcaaggcacagtatcggtttttggacagttgacaaggcacaccgcaatGATAGCAGGGGCCTGCATCCCTcagtggctctactaacaaattatctttccccaaactcccatggcacacctgtacatcatccacagcacaccagtgtgccatggcacactggttaaaaatggctggcttagacaCTGATAGTTCTATGTACTGCTTTTAGTTGACTCCTGAGAAGCCTGATGCATGAGAGGCCTTAGAAACTGTCATGCACTGCTCATCTGAATTCTTCAACTTGTTGTCAACTCTCTGGTAAATACTGTATTACTATAGTAATATGTACATAGTATATAGTATGTATACTATATCACTCTTCAAGCAAATCTGTCCTAATACTTTAAtgacatgtatgactatatgcctctggggcataagtcatgggtgtctCTTCGGTGCAAGgaactccagggactcagggaacgtatccgctcccttgaagccttggtggccaacctggagaagcagaggcaggcagagaaggaccgtggggagacttacGGGGACggtcaggcttcgtcccaacctcaggcgtgcagctcctcagctgcctgggtgggaagtcttggggctggaggacgtcatcctggagaggagggaaacaatcccctaggggggacccattctccaggagatgggcccatatccgaacgcactcaggatactccttgggggggggggttgggggcttcttgtagtgggggattcaattattagaaacatagagaggggagtttgcgacagatgtgaggaccacatggcgacctgcctgcctggtgcaaaggttgcggacatcacttctcgtctagacagccTGGTAgaatagtgctggggaggaggtagtgattgtggtgcatgtcggcaccaacgacgtgggcaagtgtagcctggaggtcctggaggccaaatttaggctattaggtaggaagctgaaagccaggacttcaaaggtagcattctctgaagtgctacctgttccacgcgcagggccagtgAGGCAGgaagagatcaggggtctcagtgTGTGGataagacggtggtgtagggaggaggggtttagattcgttaagcactggggaacattttgggacaagcagggcctgtacaagagggacgggcttcacttgaaccagaatggaaccagactgctggcgcataacattaaaaaggtggcagagcagctttgaaactgatccctgggggaaggccgacaggagccgaggggcatctggttcaggactcctcatccctatgggacgaggatggggaggttagagaacaacaaggcaaaggcagagtaggagaagaaaattgggaatggtagtgtgatgggatgtgatagacagtttggcacaatgagaggattcagggataaaggagctaataagcagcccatcctggagctttccatgtacaaatgcttttatgcaaatgcccgaagtctccaagcaaagatgggagaactggaatgtctggtgactagggaaaacattgacatagtgggcataacggaaacctggtggaatgcggaaaatcagtgggatactgcaatcccgggctataaaatctacaggagggacagggagggacgtgttggaggtggggtggccatttatgttaaggaagggatagaatccagcaaagtagagatcaAAGGTGGGTCCGattccatagaatctctatgggttaaattaccaggcctgaggagtgatgtaatactgggagcgtactatcgtcctccagaccagaaaccggaagggaacCTTgacatgaggaaacagatcagggaggtgacaaggagggacagggttgaaATTATGGgggcttcaattatcctcacatcgactgggcaatttgtgttctggtcacaaaaaggagaccggattccttgacatgctaaatgactgtgccttagagcagctagtcatgaagcccaccagaggactggtgactctggatttaatattgtgaggTACTCAGGGCCTGgctagagatgtaaatgttactgagccattggggaacagtgatcatgctgtgatccgtttcgacgtgcacgtcaggggaagaataccgggcaaatctctcacaaaaactccttgccgcaggatgtggtgatggcatctggcctagatgcctttaaaaggggattggacaagtttctggaggaaaaatccatgacaggttacaagccatgatgtgtatgtgcaacctcctgattttagaaatgggctatgtcagaatgccaatgcaagggagggcaccaggatgcaggtctctatcaggtgtgctccctggggcatttggtgggccgctgtgagatacaggaagctggactagatgggcctgtggcctgatccagtggggtcgttcttatgttcttatgactgtgggcccaatcctatccaattttccagtgccagtgcaattcCATCTGACTCACTACTGATAGAAACAGCATACTGATGATTCAGTAAAGCAGTTCTTACATTTTTAATGCCATTAGGAATGCAGCCAAGCTAAAGACACTTTAGTCAATAATCATATAAGTTTTAATCAACTAAGTAATTGATTCAGGCTCTATAGATATGCATATTAAAACAATCATTGTAAAGAAAAATCTTCTTTTTAGTTGATGCACACACTTGTCACAGCAGACATCATCTTCTTTCCCTCCTGGttaagagaaaaggggcagggttgCCTCTTTTAAAATGGCACCTGTCACCAGTGGGGTTTTTATatgttctttcttttaaaagcaaGTACCTTTAAAAACAATCTGCTGGGTCACATGTTTAATCAATCAGAAGGTTTACGATCCAGCTCAGCGTTGCAGCTCCATATGCAATGTCGTCTATCCATTGACTAGGAGCAGATGTGCAGGTATCACATTGAACAAGGCTCCCAGACTCAGCAGTAACCTTATTGATTTTCTGATATAAGTTCAAGGAGCTTTCATTATGGATTCTACAAAATCTGTGTACTTTTATTGCTTATATTTCCTTTCCTATATTCTACACCAATCACTATTGCTACGGGATTGGGAATTGAGTTTTGGGAGCTATAACGTCCATATTAGATCAGCTAGTCTTAgtcgcaatcccaaccccttatgtc
This genomic interval from Tiliqua scincoides isolate rTilSci1 chromosome 6, rTilSci1.hap2, whole genome shotgun sequence contains the following:
- the UTP3 gene encoding something about silencing protein 10, with product MGRPRRRVAPGLRAAAAQEERMEEPEPGELRVAEEADEFQERRLEEAVLAALGSEQESGGEEEEEALPLQLPEDSEEEEEVEEEGEDDEDDAPDMDSDLEEQQPGGGSGLPHELAWGQRKQLYYGADSGGRAPRQSQEEAAAEEEEEQEAQAVQRRLAQALGEEDFGLGLLQAFERPRGEASGQRVAQDLQALSAKEQLRLLRKEAPELLELMQDFQAKLRELRDELEPLLCLVRERAIPRGRGSRYLQTKYHLYLNYCCNVSFYLLLKAKRVPVHGHPVIERLLTYRSLINDLAVVDQKLSPELRLLLGGLRSKDGGGLTGRKESVGPARKLSHKARPRTVPEVAGGELAEEAADGSDLDEEAALDYYREMEEKIKLKKKRKREQVGDVEEVAVEEEMEGQKRGATYQIVKNKGLTPRRKKVDRNPRVKHREKFRRAKIRRKGQVREVRREEQRYGGELSGIRAGVKKSVKLK